From the Candidatus Angelobacter sp. genome, the window AGGTCCCTCCCGGCCAGGACGATGATTTCGATATTCTTTCCAATGACTCCTTGATTTCGCAGTTCAACACCTTCACCCGCGCCGTGCGCATGGGCGTCGCGCTGGTGAGTTCCATTGCGCTGCTCGCCGCCGGCATCGGCATCATGAACATCATGCTCGTGTCGGTGACGGAACGGACGCGCGAGATTGGCATCCGCCGCGCGGTCGGCGCCAAGAAGCGCAACATCATGACCCAATTCATCATGGAGGCGATCGTGCTTTGCGAAGTGGGCGGAGTGATCGGCGTCGCGCTGGGCATCATCGGGGGCAACGTGGCTGCCATCCTCCTCAAGGTGCCGCTGGTCGTACCGGTGGATTGGATCATTTTCGGCCTGTTGATTTGCTCGG encodes:
- a CDS encoding FtsX-like permease family protein, which encodes VPPGQDDDFDILSNDSLISQFNTFTRAVRMGVALVSSIALLAAGIGIMNIMLVSVTERTREIGIRRAVGAKKRNIMTQFIMEAIVLCEVGGVIGVALGIIGGNVAAILLKVPLVVPVDWIIFGLLICSVVGIVFGTYPAFKAANLDPIESLRYE